The Malus sylvestris chromosome 12, drMalSylv7.2, whole genome shotgun sequence genome contains a region encoding:
- the LOC126591966 gene encoding short chain aldehyde dehydrogenase 1-like isoform X2, whose amino-acid sequence MSSPSSPASIPGPKRLEGKVAIITGGASGIGESTARLFVFHGAKVVIADVQDELALSLCKELDPDGVSISYIRCDVTVDSDVKNVVDVALSKYGRLDIMYNNAGISGKLDPTILGADGENFKKVFDVNVYGAFLGAKHAARAMIPAKKGVILFTSSVASVTCGQSTHAYAMSKHAVVGLMKSLCVDLGQHGIRVNCISPGAMATPFLTNLLGIERNTVEEMICASAVLKGVVPRAEDVAEAAVYLASDESKFVNGLNFLVDGGYSTTNQSLSMVLRNFMSSNQIISIWSFMPNELAF is encoded by the exons ATGAGCAGTCCTTCCTCACCAGCTTCAATTCCAGGTCCTAAAAG GTTAGAAGGCAAAGTGGCAATTATCACCGGAGGTGCTAGTGGAATTGGAGAGAGCACTGCAAGATTGTTTGTGTTCCATGGTGCAAAAGTCGTCATAGCCGACGTCCAAGACGAACTAGCCCTGTCCCTCTGCAAAGAACTCGACCCAGACGGAGTTTCCATTTCGTACATACGTTGCGATGTCACTGTCGATTCGGATGTGAAAAATGTTGTAGACGTGGCTCTGTCGAAGTACGGAAGGCTTGACATCATGTACAACAATGCAGGCATATCCGGCaaattggacccaactattTTGGGTGCTGATGGCGAAAACTTCAAGAAAGTGTTTGATGTGAATGTCTATGGTGCTTTCTTGGGCGCCAAGCATGCTGCTAGGGCAATGATCCCTGCTAAAAAAGGTGTCATTCTTTTCACTTCAAGCGTGGCGTCAGTGACTTGCGGCCAGTCTACACACGCATACGCCATGTCGAAGCACGCGGTGGTGGGACTTATGAAAAGCTTGTGCGTGGACTTGGGGCAGCACGGGATTAGAGTCAATTGCATATCTCCGGGTGCCATGGCAACCCCGTTTCTGACGAATCTTTTGGGGATTGAAAGAAATACGGTTGAGGAGATGATCTGCGCTTCGGCGGTGTTGAAAGGAGTGGTGCCGAGGGCAGAGGATGTGGCGGAGGCTGCCGTGTACTTGGCGAGTGACGAGTCCAAATTTGTGAATGGACTGAACTTTCTTGTGGATGGAGGTTATAGCACCACTAATCAGTCTCTTAGTATGGTTTTGAGGAATTTCATGTCGTCAAACCAG ATAATTAGCATTTGGTCTTTTATGCCAAATGAATTAGCATTTTAG
- the LOC126591966 gene encoding short chain aldehyde dehydrogenase 1-like isoform X3 produces MSSPSSPASIPGPKRLEGKVAIITGGASGIGESTARLFVFHGAKVVIADVQDELALSLCKELDPDGVSISYIRCDVTVDSDVKNVVDVALSKYGRLDIMYNNAGISGKLDPTILGADGENFKKVFDVNVYGAFLGAKHAARAMIPAKKGVILFTSSVASVTCGQSTHAYAMSKHAVVGLMKSLCVDLGQHGIRVNCISPGAMATPFLTNLLGIERNTVEEMICASAVLKGVVPRAEDVAEAAVYLASDESKFVNGLNFLVDGGYSTTNQSLSMVLRNFMSSNQDLDSCTLCGI; encoded by the exons ATGAGCAGTCCTTCCTCACCAGCTTCAATTCCAGGTCCTAAAAG GTTAGAAGGCAAAGTGGCAATTATCACCGGAGGTGCTAGTGGAATTGGAGAGAGCACTGCAAGATTGTTTGTGTTCCATGGTGCAAAAGTCGTCATAGCCGACGTCCAAGACGAACTAGCCCTGTCCCTCTGCAAAGAACTCGACCCAGACGGAGTTTCCATTTCGTACATACGTTGCGATGTCACTGTCGATTCGGATGTGAAAAATGTTGTAGACGTGGCTCTGTCGAAGTACGGAAGGCTTGACATCATGTACAACAATGCAGGCATATCCGGCaaattggacccaactattTTGGGTGCTGATGGCGAAAACTTCAAGAAAGTGTTTGATGTGAATGTCTATGGTGCTTTCTTGGGCGCCAAGCATGCTGCTAGGGCAATGATCCCTGCTAAAAAAGGTGTCATTCTTTTCACTTCAAGCGTGGCGTCAGTGACTTGCGGCCAGTCTACACACGCATACGCCATGTCGAAGCACGCGGTGGTGGGACTTATGAAAAGCTTGTGCGTGGACTTGGGGCAGCACGGGATTAGAGTCAATTGCATATCTCCGGGTGCCATGGCAACCCCGTTTCTGACGAATCTTTTGGGGATTGAAAGAAATACGGTTGAGGAGATGATCTGCGCTTCGGCGGTGTTGAAAGGAGTGGTGCCGAGGGCAGAGGATGTGGCGGAGGCTGCCGTGTACTTGGCGAGTGACGAGTCCAAATTTGTGAATGGACTGAACTTTCTTGTGGATGGAGGTTATAGCACCACTAATCAGTCTCTTAGTATGGTTTTGAGGAATTTCATGTCGTCAAACCAG
- the LOC126591966 gene encoding short chain aldehyde dehydrogenase 1-like isoform X4: MSSPSSPASIPGPKRLEGKVAIITGGASGIGESTARLFVFHGAKVVIADVQDELALSLCKELDPDGVSISYIRCDVTVDSDVKNVVDVALSKYGRLDIMYNNAGISGKLDPTILGADGENFKKVFDVNVYGAFLGAKHAARAMIPAKKGVILFTSSVASVTCGQSTHAYAMSKHAVVGLMKSLCVDLGQHGIRVNCISPGAMATPFLTNLLGIERNTVEEMICASAVLKGVVPRAEDVAEAAVYLASDESKFVNGLNFLVDGGYSTTNQSLSMVLRNFMSSNQCTHHKICP; this comes from the exons ATGAGCAGTCCTTCCTCACCAGCTTCAATTCCAGGTCCTAAAAG GTTAGAAGGCAAAGTGGCAATTATCACCGGAGGTGCTAGTGGAATTGGAGAGAGCACTGCAAGATTGTTTGTGTTCCATGGTGCAAAAGTCGTCATAGCCGACGTCCAAGACGAACTAGCCCTGTCCCTCTGCAAAGAACTCGACCCAGACGGAGTTTCCATTTCGTACATACGTTGCGATGTCACTGTCGATTCGGATGTGAAAAATGTTGTAGACGTGGCTCTGTCGAAGTACGGAAGGCTTGACATCATGTACAACAATGCAGGCATATCCGGCaaattggacccaactattTTGGGTGCTGATGGCGAAAACTTCAAGAAAGTGTTTGATGTGAATGTCTATGGTGCTTTCTTGGGCGCCAAGCATGCTGCTAGGGCAATGATCCCTGCTAAAAAAGGTGTCATTCTTTTCACTTCAAGCGTGGCGTCAGTGACTTGCGGCCAGTCTACACACGCATACGCCATGTCGAAGCACGCGGTGGTGGGACTTATGAAAAGCTTGTGCGTGGACTTGGGGCAGCACGGGATTAGAGTCAATTGCATATCTCCGGGTGCCATGGCAACCCCGTTTCTGACGAATCTTTTGGGGATTGAAAGAAATACGGTTGAGGAGATGATCTGCGCTTCGGCGGTGTTGAAAGGAGTGGTGCCGAGGGCAGAGGATGTGGCGGAGGCTGCCGTGTACTTGGCGAGTGACGAGTCCAAATTTGTGAATGGACTGAACTTTCTTGTGGATGGAGGTTATAGCACCACTAATCAGTCTCTTAGTATGGTTTTGAGGAATTTCATGTCGTCAAACCAG TGCACACACCACAAAATCTGCCCTTAA
- the LOC126591966 gene encoding short chain aldehyde dehydrogenase 1-like isoform X1 — protein sequence MSSPSSPASIPGPKRLEGKVAIITGGASGIGESTARLFVFHGAKVVIADVQDELALSLCKELDPDGVSISYIRCDVTVDSDVKNVVDVALSKYGRLDIMYNNAGISGKLDPTILGADGENFKKVFDVNVYGAFLGAKHAARAMIPAKKGVILFTSSVASVTCGQSTHAYAMSKHAVVGLMKSLCVDLGQHGIRVNCISPGAMATPFLTNLLGIERNTVEEMICASAVLKGVVPRAEDVAEAAVYLASDESKFVNGLNFLVDGGYSTTNQSLSMVLRNFMSSNQIGRLVAGFCAFRISSTMDAADQAESPRHKVVCMFKRGHSAGPKLGSLVLLMLILVLWVMLVLSVSPTL from the exons ATGAGCAGTCCTTCCTCACCAGCTTCAATTCCAGGTCCTAAAAG GTTAGAAGGCAAAGTGGCAATTATCACCGGAGGTGCTAGTGGAATTGGAGAGAGCACTGCAAGATTGTTTGTGTTCCATGGTGCAAAAGTCGTCATAGCCGACGTCCAAGACGAACTAGCCCTGTCCCTCTGCAAAGAACTCGACCCAGACGGAGTTTCCATTTCGTACATACGTTGCGATGTCACTGTCGATTCGGATGTGAAAAATGTTGTAGACGTGGCTCTGTCGAAGTACGGAAGGCTTGACATCATGTACAACAATGCAGGCATATCCGGCaaattggacccaactattTTGGGTGCTGATGGCGAAAACTTCAAGAAAGTGTTTGATGTGAATGTCTATGGTGCTTTCTTGGGCGCCAAGCATGCTGCTAGGGCAATGATCCCTGCTAAAAAAGGTGTCATTCTTTTCACTTCAAGCGTGGCGTCAGTGACTTGCGGCCAGTCTACACACGCATACGCCATGTCGAAGCACGCGGTGGTGGGACTTATGAAAAGCTTGTGCGTGGACTTGGGGCAGCACGGGATTAGAGTCAATTGCATATCTCCGGGTGCCATGGCAACCCCGTTTCTGACGAATCTTTTGGGGATTGAAAGAAATACGGTTGAGGAGATGATCTGCGCTTCGGCGGTGTTGAAAGGAGTGGTGCCGAGGGCAGAGGATGTGGCGGAGGCTGCCGTGTACTTGGCGAGTGACGAGTCCAAATTTGTGAATGGACTGAACTTTCTTGTGGATGGAGGTTATAGCACCACTAATCAGTCTCTTAGTATGGTTTTGAGGAATTTCATGTCGTCAAACCAG ATTGGTCGCCTTGTGGCCGGATTTTGTGCTTTTAGAATAAGCTCCACAATGGATGCAGCCGACCAAGCAGAAAGCCCTCGACACAAGGTGGTGTGTATGTTCAAACGCGGGCACTCAGCTGGACCTAAGCTCGGGAGCTTAGTTTTGCTCATGCTAATCCTCGTGCTTTGGGTTATGCTCGTGCTTTCAGTCTCTCCAACATTATAA
- the LOC126591966 gene encoding short chain aldehyde dehydrogenase 1-like isoform X5, whose amino-acid sequence MSSPSSPASIPGPKRLEGKVAIITGGASGIGESTARLFVFHGAKVVIADVQDELALSLCKELDPDGVSISYIRCDVTVDSDVKNVVDVALSKYGRLDIMYNNAGISGKLDPTILGADGENFKKVFDVNVYGAFLGAKHAARAMIPAKKGVILFTSSVASVTCGQSTHAYAMSKHAVVGLMKSLCVDLGQHGIRVNCISPGAMATPFLTNLLGIERNTVEEMICASAVLKGVVPRAEDVAEAAVYLASDESKFVNGLNFLVDGGYSTTNQSLSMVLRNFMSSNQEI is encoded by the exons ATGAGCAGTCCTTCCTCACCAGCTTCAATTCCAGGTCCTAAAAG GTTAGAAGGCAAAGTGGCAATTATCACCGGAGGTGCTAGTGGAATTGGAGAGAGCACTGCAAGATTGTTTGTGTTCCATGGTGCAAAAGTCGTCATAGCCGACGTCCAAGACGAACTAGCCCTGTCCCTCTGCAAAGAACTCGACCCAGACGGAGTTTCCATTTCGTACATACGTTGCGATGTCACTGTCGATTCGGATGTGAAAAATGTTGTAGACGTGGCTCTGTCGAAGTACGGAAGGCTTGACATCATGTACAACAATGCAGGCATATCCGGCaaattggacccaactattTTGGGTGCTGATGGCGAAAACTTCAAGAAAGTGTTTGATGTGAATGTCTATGGTGCTTTCTTGGGCGCCAAGCATGCTGCTAGGGCAATGATCCCTGCTAAAAAAGGTGTCATTCTTTTCACTTCAAGCGTGGCGTCAGTGACTTGCGGCCAGTCTACACACGCATACGCCATGTCGAAGCACGCGGTGGTGGGACTTATGAAAAGCTTGTGCGTGGACTTGGGGCAGCACGGGATTAGAGTCAATTGCATATCTCCGGGTGCCATGGCAACCCCGTTTCTGACGAATCTTTTGGGGATTGAAAGAAATACGGTTGAGGAGATGATCTGCGCTTCGGCGGTGTTGAAAGGAGTGGTGCCGAGGGCAGAGGATGTGGCGGAGGCTGCCGTGTACTTGGCGAGTGACGAGTCCAAATTTGTGAATGGACTGAACTTTCTTGTGGATGGAGGTTATAGCACCACTAATCAGTCTCTTAGTATGGTTTTGAGGAATTTCATGTCGTCAAACCAG